A genome region from Arthrobacter sp. V1I9 includes the following:
- a CDS encoding epimerase, translating to MRILVLGGTAFLSAEIVHQAVAGGHEVTCLARGSAAEPPEGAAWLKADRSLGPKAYGGVEGEWDGIIDVARDPVPASEALDALGHRTAHWTFVSSCSVYSDASVPGATEDAALLPALAWGTPSTPENYGESKAAIEEVTVKTAGMKAHLCRAGLIGGPGDGSDRYGYWPARFARDNSPAIVPAIDSHATQVIDVRDLAAWILLAAEQGTTGALNALGDQVPFGEYISASREAADHHAEVVPAAEDWLADQGVGYWAGPDSLPLWLPPGHEGFMARSRKAAVKAGLRIRPWQETLADTLADERRRGLDRPRKAGLTPETEARLVARLGEETN from the coding sequence ATGCGCATTCTTGTCCTTGGCGGAACCGCCTTCCTGTCCGCAGAAATCGTCCATCAGGCCGTCGCCGGCGGACATGAGGTCACCTGCCTTGCCCGTGGCTCCGCCGCTGAGCCGCCGGAGGGCGCCGCGTGGCTGAAAGCCGACCGCTCGCTGGGCCCGAAGGCCTACGGCGGGGTTGAGGGGGAGTGGGACGGGATCATCGACGTCGCCCGCGATCCGGTGCCCGCAAGCGAGGCGTTGGATGCCCTCGGACACCGCACCGCCCACTGGACTTTCGTCTCCAGTTGCTCCGTTTATTCCGACGCATCGGTTCCTGGAGCCACCGAGGACGCCGCCCTCCTCCCGGCGCTTGCATGGGGTACTCCTTCCACGCCGGAAAACTACGGCGAATCCAAAGCCGCCATCGAGGAGGTAACCGTCAAAACCGCGGGTATGAAGGCCCACCTGTGCCGTGCCGGCCTGATCGGCGGGCCGGGGGACGGCTCGGACCGCTACGGGTACTGGCCGGCCCGCTTTGCCAGGGACAACAGCCCCGCCATTGTTCCCGCCATCGACAGCCACGCCACCCAGGTCATCGATGTACGGGACCTGGCCGCGTGGATCCTGCTGGCGGCAGAGCAGGGAACTACCGGGGCACTGAATGCGCTGGGGGACCAAGTGCCGTTCGGGGAGTACATCAGCGCGTCCCGGGAGGCTGCAGATCATCACGCCGAGGTGGTCCCCGCGGCCGAGGACTGGCTTGCGGACCAGGGCGTCGGCTACTGGGCGGGGCCGGATTCGCTGCCGCTGTGGCTCCCGCCCGGGCATGAGGGGTTTATGGCCAGGAGCAGAAAGGCCGCAGTGAAGGCCGGCCTGCGGATCCGGCCGTGGCAGGAAACGCTGGCCGACACGCTGGCTGACGAACGCCGCCGCGGCCTGGATCGGCCCCGCAAAGCCGGGTTGACCCCGGAGACGGAGGCGCGGCTGGTCGCCAGGCTGGGAGAGGAAACGAATTGA
- a CDS encoding single-stranded DNA-binding protein encodes MSDTITIRGFVATEIRSSTTTGGVATASFRIGSNSRRRDKDGQWVDGHTNWFSVQGYRHLAGSMGCSIRKGQPVIVVGKLKIRSWEKDGRVYYSHTIDADAVGHDLTWGTANFTRSSTKPLLSLVEQEPGFAEDPGVGANGPFDEPEDNDEDLPGDGDPAAAYVEDSNGDLVALDLETGELAESGV; translated from the coding sequence ATGAGCGACACCATAACCATTCGCGGCTTCGTTGCCACCGAGATCAGGAGTTCCACCACAACAGGGGGAGTGGCCACCGCTTCCTTCCGCATCGGATCCAATTCCCGCCGACGTGACAAGGACGGCCAGTGGGTGGATGGCCATACGAACTGGTTCTCGGTCCAGGGCTACCGGCACCTGGCGGGAAGCATGGGCTGCAGCATCAGGAAAGGCCAGCCCGTCATCGTGGTTGGCAAGCTGAAAATCCGCAGCTGGGAAAAGGACGGCCGGGTCTACTACTCACACACCATCGATGCCGATGCCGTGGGGCATGACCTCACATGGGGCACTGCCAACTTCACCAGGTCCTCCACTAAACCACTTCTGTCGCTCGTGGAGCAGGAGCCCGGCTTCGCCGAAGACCCTGGTGTCGGTGCCAATGGACCTTTCGACGAGCCCGAGGACAACGACGAAGACCTGCCGGGCGATGGCGATCCAGCCGCAGCCTACGTCGAAGACAGCAACGGCGACCTGGTCGCTTTGGACCTGGAAACGGGGGAGCTCGCCGAATCCGGAGTCTAG
- a CDS encoding ROK family protein: protein MAYTAAAPAPSDAGTPGSMGDVRRSNLALVLGTVAQSPAGFHLTRAQIAAATGLTKASVSSIVLDLLDAGILRELGLNPQGERGRPGVGLAMNPARGVMGLEINVDYIAAGVTDLSGAVVVQEILERDNRDSASAPVMTALSALAAEVRTAAAAKGVEILGGGLAVPGLVDDGRSTVITAPNLGWRDVKLDVTGLLPGLPLGVTLFNEANAAALAELARGPAGGKDFLFISGEVGVGGGLVIKSELFTGPEGHAGEVGHIVVDPDGSPCSCGGIGCLETIAGQDAIFSAAGVAGKRQTRSESMSALASALTNGEPASLLAVQRAGRSLGVAVASTSRVVDIKAVVLGGHFAVLEPWLRPPLLDSLSRYAPGKFLPEHITIAAAGENGALLGAAGSVVRSLVEAPHRLHS, encoded by the coding sequence ATGGCGTACACGGCAGCCGCACCTGCCCCGTCCGACGCCGGCACGCCGGGCAGCATGGGGGATGTGCGCAGGAGCAACCTTGCCCTCGTCCTGGGCACGGTGGCACAGTCTCCAGCTGGTTTTCACCTGACCCGCGCGCAGATTGCCGCCGCCACCGGGCTGACCAAGGCGTCGGTATCGAGCATCGTCCTGGACCTCCTTGACGCAGGCATTCTGCGTGAACTCGGCCTGAACCCCCAGGGGGAGCGGGGCCGGCCGGGAGTGGGCCTGGCAATGAATCCGGCGCGCGGTGTGATGGGTTTGGAAATCAACGTCGACTACATTGCTGCCGGCGTGACTGATCTGTCCGGGGCCGTAGTGGTGCAGGAAATCCTTGAACGGGACAATCGGGACAGTGCAAGTGCGCCGGTGATGACCGCCCTCTCCGCGTTGGCCGCCGAGGTGCGGACGGCGGCCGCGGCGAAAGGCGTGGAAATCCTGGGCGGAGGACTCGCTGTTCCCGGACTCGTGGATGACGGCAGGTCAACTGTCATCACTGCCCCGAACCTGGGCTGGCGGGACGTAAAGCTTGATGTCACCGGTCTGCTCCCCGGCCTGCCGTTGGGTGTCACCCTCTTCAATGAAGCGAATGCGGCTGCCCTGGCGGAACTGGCCCGCGGACCCGCCGGCGGGAAAGACTTCCTCTTCATTTCCGGCGAGGTGGGCGTCGGTGGCGGACTGGTCATCAAGTCGGAACTCTTCACCGGCCCCGAGGGCCATGCGGGGGAGGTGGGCCACATCGTTGTCGACCCCGACGGCAGCCCCTGCTCCTGCGGCGGAATCGGCTGCCTGGAGACGATAGCCGGGCAGGACGCCATCTTTTCTGCCGCGGGAGTAGCAGGCAAGCGGCAAACGAGATCGGAAAGCATGTCCGCCTTAGCAAGTGCGCTCACAAACGGGGAACCTGCCTCGCTGCTGGCTGTCCAGCGGGCCGGGCGGTCCCTGGGCGTGGCGGTTGCGTCCACGTCGCGGGTGGTGGACATCAAGGCGGTGGTCCTCGGCGGACACTTCGCCGTCCTGGAGCCGTGGTTGCGCCCGCCGTTGCTGGACAGCCTCAGCAGGTACGCGCCGGGAAAATTCCTGCCCGAGCACATCACCATTGCTGCCGCCGGTGAAAACGGCGCCCTGCTGGGGGCCGCCGGCAGCGTGGTCCGATCCCTCGTGGAAGCACCCCACCGGCTGCATTCCTAG
- a CDS encoding mechanosensitive ion channel family protein — protein MVSMLSILPSAATEPDGISITGIVISLGVGVTIWLAATFVISRITGRVAAGSNFFKRPTFKWAAPALRALDHERRVQRAETIGSLLNSIVGVLVVVITSMYVLQNLDINIAPLLTSVGILGVAIGFGAQQLIRDFLAGIFITIEDQYGIGDVIETSEVVGVVESMGLRITRVRSDDGAIWYLRNGEILRVGNRSQGNYVPLHESPDGTTDQASDHGAETKKTDQKAGD, from the coding sequence ATGGTCAGCATGTTGTCGATCCTTCCTTCCGCCGCCACCGAGCCGGACGGCATCAGCATCACGGGCATCGTGATCAGCCTCGGCGTGGGCGTTACCATCTGGCTGGCTGCCACCTTTGTTATCTCCCGCATCACCGGCCGCGTGGCGGCCGGCAGCAACTTTTTCAAGCGGCCCACCTTCAAATGGGCGGCACCGGCCCTGCGCGCACTGGACCACGAACGGCGGGTCCAGCGCGCAGAGACCATCGGTTCGCTGCTGAACAGCATCGTCGGCGTATTGGTGGTGGTCATCACCAGCATGTACGTCCTGCAGAACCTGGACATCAACATCGCGCCGCTCCTCACCAGCGTGGGTATCTTGGGTGTGGCTATTGGTTTCGGTGCCCAGCAGCTGATCCGCGACTTCCTGGCCGGAATCTTTATTACCATTGAAGACCAGTACGGAATCGGCGATGTGATCGAAACCAGCGAGGTTGTTGGCGTGGTGGAGTCCATGGGCTTGCGCATCACGCGCGTACGGTCCGACGACGGCGCTATCTGGTACCTCCGCAACGGCGAGATCCTCCGCGTGGGCAACCGTTCGCAGGGCAACTACGTGCCGCTGCACGAGTCACCGGACGGAACCACAGACCAAGCCAGCGATCACGGCGCCGAAACCAAAAAGACTGACCAAAAGGCCGGAGACTAG
- a CDS encoding acyl-CoA thioesterase II yields MTEADAEILALPTEDPTSSLISLLDLGELEGARTDEDIFLGPSQQQPHHRVFGGQVLAQSLIASIRTVDPGRFVHSMHGYFLRPGDANKPITFGVQRLRDGRSFSARRVHAYQEGVPILSMIASFQGEDEGVEHESVMPSGIPHPESLPSTADLLGKFDHPVARHWAYERPFDIRHVDPPLYVSAKGEREPRNAVWMKTFGPMPDNPNLHRAALAYASDYTLLESILRRHGLSWITPGMNVASLDHAMWWHRPARVDEWLLYAQESPSAQGARGLATGKIFNQAGQHVASVAQEGMVRVPTDLKNKVVGAFQSKVMGHQIRKAGRD; encoded by the coding sequence ATGACTGAAGCCGACGCGGAAATCCTGGCGCTCCCCACCGAAGACCCCACCTCATCGCTCATCTCCCTTCTTGATCTTGGTGAGCTGGAGGGAGCCCGGACTGACGAGGACATCTTCCTGGGTCCGTCGCAGCAGCAGCCCCACCACCGCGTGTTCGGCGGCCAGGTGCTGGCGCAGTCATTGATTGCCTCCATCAGGACGGTGGACCCGGGCCGTTTTGTCCACTCAATGCACGGCTACTTCCTCCGCCCGGGTGACGCGAACAAGCCCATCACCTTCGGTGTGCAGCGCCTCCGCGACGGCCGGTCCTTTTCCGCCCGGCGCGTCCATGCCTACCAGGAAGGGGTGCCCATCCTGTCGATGATCGCCTCCTTCCAGGGCGAGGACGAAGGCGTGGAGCACGAGTCCGTGATGCCCAGCGGCATACCCCACCCCGAGTCGCTGCCCAGCACTGCGGACCTGCTGGGAAAGTTCGACCATCCGGTGGCGCGGCACTGGGCCTACGAGCGGCCCTTCGACATCCGGCACGTTGATCCACCGCTGTACGTATCGGCAAAGGGTGAACGGGAACCACGCAATGCCGTGTGGATGAAGACCTTCGGGCCCATGCCGGACAATCCCAACCTGCACCGCGCGGCCCTGGCGTACGCAAGCGACTACACCCTGCTGGAATCGATCCTGCGGCGCCACGGGCTGAGCTGGATCACTCCCGGGATGAATGTTGCCAGCCTGGACCACGCCATGTGGTGGCACCGCCCTGCCCGGGTGGACGAGTGGCTGCTGTACGCCCAGGAATCGCCGAGCGCCCAAGGCGCCCGGGGCCTTGCGACCGGCAAGATCTTCAACCAGGCAGGGCAGCACGTGGCCTCCGTGGCGCAGGAAGGCATGGTGCGGGTGCCCACCGACCTGAAGAACAAGGTGGTGGGTGCTTTCCAGTCGAAGGTGATGGGGCACCAGATCCGCAAGGCCGGGCGGGACTAA
- a CDS encoding globin, with amino-acid sequence MTIPIDPQKPRQLMQNDPFSQPGYTDNFYDAVGGHETFVKLIDVFYDGVATDPLLRPMYPEEDLEPAKRRFLMFLEQYWGGPATYGEERGHPRLRMRHMPFTVTPEAKDRWLFHMRTAVDALELPPLYEGTLWDYMERAALSMVNSPAG; translated from the coding sequence ATGACTATCCCCATCGACCCGCAGAAGCCCCGCCAGCTGATGCAGAACGATCCGTTCAGCCAGCCCGGCTACACCGACAACTTTTACGACGCGGTGGGCGGCCACGAGACCTTCGTCAAGCTGATCGACGTCTTCTACGACGGCGTGGCGACGGATCCGCTGCTGCGGCCGATGTACCCGGAAGAGGACCTGGAACCCGCTAAGCGCCGCTTCCTGATGTTCCTTGAGCAGTACTGGGGCGGACCCGCCACCTACGGGGAAGAGCGCGGCCATCCCCGGCTGCGCATGCGCCACATGCCCTTCACGGTGACGCCGGAGGCCAAGGACCGCTGGCTTTTCCACATGCGGACGGCTGTGGACGCGCTGGAACTCCCGCCCCTGTATGAGGGAACCCTCTGGGACTACATGGAGCGCGCAGCCCTCTCTATGGTGAACAGCCCGGCCGGTTAG
- the ettA gene encoding energy-dependent translational throttle protein EttA — protein sequence MAEFIYTMTKARKAVGEKLILDDVSMSFFPGAKIGVVGPNGAGKSTILKIMAGLDTPSNGEARLSPGYTVGILLQEPPLNEDKTVLGNVQEGVGEIYGKIQRFNEISEEMASPDADYDTLLEEMGHLQEAIDAADAWDLDSQLEQAMDALRCPPADADVTNLSGGERRRVALCKLLLQKPDLLLLDEPTNHLDAESVLWLEQHLSSYAGAVLAVTHDRYFLDHVAEWIAEVDRGHLYPYEGNYSTYLEKKRARLEIQGKKDAKQAKRLSEELEWVRSNAKGRQTKSKARLARYEEMAAEADRTRKLDFEEIQIPPGPRLGGLVLEAKNLQKGFEDRTLIDGLSFSLPRNGIVGVIGPNGVGKTTLFKTIVGLEPLDGGDLKIGDSVKISYADQSRGGIDPNKTLWEVVSDGLDFIQVGHVEMPSRAYVAAFGFKGPDQQKKAGVLSGGERNRLNLALTLKQGGNLLLLDEPTNDLDVETLSSLENALLEFPGCAVVVSHDRWFLDRVATHILAYEGDEENPSKWYWFEGNFESYEENKVERLGPDAAKPHRVTHRRLTRD from the coding sequence ATGGCGGAATTTATCTACACAATGACCAAGGCCCGCAAGGCCGTTGGCGAAAAACTCATTCTTGACGACGTAAGCATGTCCTTCTTTCCCGGCGCCAAGATCGGTGTTGTGGGCCCGAACGGTGCCGGTAAGTCCACCATCCTGAAGATCATGGCCGGACTGGATACCCCCTCCAACGGCGAGGCCCGGCTCAGCCCCGGCTACACCGTAGGAATTCTCCTGCAGGAACCACCCCTGAATGAAGACAAAACCGTCTTGGGCAACGTCCAGGAAGGTGTAGGCGAGATCTACGGCAAGATCCAGCGCTTCAACGAAATTTCCGAGGAAATGGCCAGCCCCGATGCTGACTACGACACCCTCCTCGAGGAAATGGGACACCTGCAGGAAGCCATTGACGCTGCAGACGCCTGGGACCTGGATTCCCAGTTGGAGCAGGCCATGGACGCGCTCCGCTGCCCGCCGGCGGACGCCGACGTGACCAACCTCTCCGGTGGTGAGCGCCGCCGCGTTGCCCTGTGCAAGCTGCTCCTGCAGAAGCCGGACCTGCTGCTGCTGGACGAGCCCACCAACCACTTGGACGCCGAGAGCGTGCTGTGGCTCGAACAGCACCTCTCCAGCTACGCAGGCGCAGTCCTGGCTGTCACCCACGACCGCTACTTCCTGGACCACGTCGCCGAGTGGATCGCCGAAGTGGACCGCGGCCACCTGTACCCCTACGAGGGCAACTACTCCACTTACCTGGAGAAGAAGCGGGCGCGCCTGGAAATCCAGGGCAAGAAGGACGCCAAGCAGGCCAAGCGCCTCAGCGAGGAACTGGAGTGGGTCCGCTCCAACGCCAAGGGCCGCCAAACCAAGTCCAAGGCCCGCCTCGCTCGCTATGAGGAGATGGCCGCAGAGGCAGACCGCACCCGCAAGCTTGACTTCGAGGAGATCCAGATCCCGCCGGGACCCCGCCTGGGTGGCCTGGTGCTGGAGGCCAAGAACCTGCAGAAGGGCTTCGAAGACCGGACACTGATCGACGGACTGTCCTTCAGCCTGCCCCGCAACGGCATCGTGGGCGTCATCGGCCCCAACGGCGTTGGCAAGACCACGCTGTTCAAGACCATCGTTGGACTGGAGCCGCTCGACGGCGGCGACCTGAAAATCGGCGACTCCGTCAAGATCTCCTACGCGGACCAGAGCCGCGGCGGCATCGACCCCAACAAGACCCTGTGGGAAGTCGTCTCGGATGGCCTGGACTTCATCCAGGTGGGCCACGTGGAGATGCCGTCCCGGGCGTACGTTGCGGCCTTCGGGTTCAAGGGCCCGGACCAGCAGAAAAAGGCCGGTGTGCTCTCCGGTGGTGAGCGCAACCGCCTGAACCTGGCCTTGACCCTCAAGCAGGGCGGCAACCTGCTGCTCCTCGATGAGCCCACCAACGACCTCGACGTCGAAACTCTCAGCAGCCTGGAGAACGCGCTGCTGGAATTCCCCGGCTGCGCTGTAGTGGTCTCGCACGACCGCTGGTTCCTCGACCGGGTGGCCACGCACATCCTGGCTTACGAAGGCGACGAGGAAAACCCGTCCAAGTGGTACTGGTTCGAGGGCAACTTCGAATCGTACGAGGAGAACAAGGTGGAGCGGCTGGGGCCGGATGCGGCCAAGCCGCACCGCGTTACGCACCGCCGCTTGACCCGCGACTAA